From Bacillota bacterium, the proteins below share one genomic window:
- a CDS encoding DUF3388 domain-containing protein — MEWYMEYIIHNDRPGLLGDLATFLGLMGVNITMINGIASHKRGLMLRCSDPARIVTMKNTLTQASNIELTAFRRPTFIDRVTLQHGKILRQDPEKHNTFMFTRDELGMLVDFLGELLGRQRPVVGMRGMPRVGKSEAAIAACVHANKKWVLVSSTLMRQIMRSTLLDDERTDDCIYIIDGIVSSIRGSARHKALVQEVLQLPAPKIIEHPDIFMRELDLEPEFFDYTVELRRHADEEINYELVSQSFSSFDIS, encoded by the coding sequence ATGGAATGGTATATGGAATACATCATCCATAATGACCGTCCCGGGTTATTGGGCGATTTGGCTACATTTTTGGGGCTGATGGGTGTAAATATCACGATGATTAATGGCATTGCCAGCCATAAACGCGGTTTGATGCTTCGCTGCAGCGATCCGGCGCGGATTGTCACGATGAAAAATACTTTAACCCAGGCCTCCAATATTGAACTCACCGCTTTTCGGCGTCCAACTTTTATCGACAGAGTTACGCTTCAACACGGCAAGATTCTTCGCCAGGATCCCGAGAAGCATAATACATTTATGTTCACCCGAGATGAATTGGGAATGCTTGTGGATTTTCTGGGGGAGCTTTTGGGCAGGCAACGCCCAGTTGTCGGGATGCGTGGCATGCCCCGGGTGGGTAAATCCGAAGCAGCAATTGCAGCCTGTGTCCATGCCAACAAGAAATGGGTGCTGGTTTCATCCACTTTAATGCGTCAAATTATGCGCAGCACACTCTTGGATGATGAGAGAACCGACGATTGCATCTATATAATCGATGGCATTGTCTCCAGCATCCGCGGTTCCGCCCGGCATAAAGCGTTGGTTCAGGAGGTTCTACAACTACCTGCTCCCAAGATAATCGAACACCCTGATATCTTTATGCGTGAGCTGGATCTTGAACCGGAATTTTTTGATTACACTGTCGAACTAAGGCGTCATGCCGATGAGGAAATAAACTACGAGCTGGTGAGTCAATCCTTTTCTTCATTTGATATTAGTTGA
- a CDS encoding helix-turn-helix domain-containing protein: MEQIIQQLIEARKRANLSLEDLQQRTKISLRQLQALENGEWEQIGPAVYIRGFIRRYAQEVGLDPDTLFHEEVQAPPVSPRRRPARRRREFSFAPLLRLLFVIAVAALVVFLVRDAMLTWMQPDPQVPDLPPIDTEEPDDEEDEDPIVEDPEPEDPDSELELIEDDDNSAVYSLFNAEALVVEIEFTGACWTRRNIDGEGNVEETFVSGDEEEWSAEETFFIRLGAPQNVQVIVNGIEVEVPESDTPFNLQINLQPEEDQGEE; the protein is encoded by the coding sequence ATGGAGCAAATTATTCAACAACTGATTGAAGCTCGCAAACGGGCAAATCTGAGCCTGGAAGATCTTCAGCAGCGGACAAAAATTTCCCTGCGTCAATTACAGGCCCTAGAAAATGGCGAATGGGAGCAAATCGGGCCCGCTGTATATATTCGGGGGTTTATTCGCCGTTATGCACAGGAGGTTGGGCTGGACCCCGACACATTATTTCATGAGGAAGTGCAAGCGCCTCCGGTATCGCCTCGGCGACGTCCGGCGCGCAGGCGTCGGGAATTCAGCTTCGCTCCTCTGCTGAGGCTTTTATTTGTCATTGCTGTGGCAGCGTTGGTGGTATTTTTAGTCCGCGATGCGATGCTGACCTGGATGCAGCCCGACCCACAAGTGCCGGACCTGCCGCCGATTGATACCGAGGAACCGGATGATGAGGAAGATGAAGATCCGATTGTAGAAGATCCGGAGCCGGAAGATCCCGATTCGGAATTGGAGTTAATTGAAGACGATGACAACAGTGCCGTTTACTCGCTCTTCAACGCAGAAGCCTTAGTGGTAGAGATAGAATTCACTGGCGCCTGCTGGACCCGAAGAAATATCGATGGAGAAGGTAATGTTGAAGAGACCTTCGTCAGCGGCGACGAGGAAGAGTGGAGTGCTGAGGAAACATTCTTCATCCGCTTGGGAGCACCGCAAAACGTGCAAGTTATAGTGAACGGAATTGAAGTTGAAGTCCCAGAGTCGGATACTCCGTTTAATCTCCAAATTAATTTGCAGCCAGAGGAAGATCAGGGGGAGGAATAA
- the rimO gene encoding 30S ribosomal protein S12 methylthiotransferase RimO, with translation MKTVVVVNLGCPKNQIDAETMLGLMARAGYEITTRLEEAEVIIVNTCGFIEQAKEESINKILEVAEHKKHGCCRQLIVSGCLSQRYQKQLPELLPEVDAYLGTGSIEDILDVVESNASRLGRPSHYAGVAETDRMFSTWPYGYLKIAEGCNNRCSYCVIPRLRGRLRSKNLEQIVNEAKRMLEAGIREIVLIAQDCSAYGLDTSGRSQLVSVLQALETLPGEFRVRVLYCYPDHINDDLIDFLSQSEKVVRYLDIPLQHSHPEILASMGRSNRNTDVEQLVGKLRERITGIALRTTFIVGYPGETETHYQHLYDFAKRMKFAQLGAFVYSRERGTRAARLPDQVPNEEKQRRYNFLMQMQQRLVQANNQSMVDSVHRVLIDYVDSRRQIAQGRGYWQAPEIDNNIVIEASSLKAGTFVDVRVNGVNGYNLRGVIG, from the coding sequence ATGAAAACAGTGGTAGTGGTCAATCTGGGTTGCCCTAAAAACCAGATTGATGCTGAGACAATGCTTGGCCTGATGGCCAGGGCCGGATACGAAATTACAACCCGGTTAGAGGAGGCAGAGGTTATAATCGTCAACACCTGTGGATTCATTGAGCAGGCAAAAGAAGAATCGATTAATAAAATCTTAGAAGTCGCGGAACACAAGAAACATGGTTGCTGCCGACAGCTGATTGTATCAGGTTGTTTATCCCAACGCTACCAGAAGCAATTGCCGGAGCTTTTGCCCGAGGTTGATGCCTATCTTGGCACCGGCAGTATCGAAGACATATTGGATGTTGTTGAGTCCAATGCCAGCCGCCTTGGGCGCCCTTCGCACTATGCTGGGGTTGCTGAGACCGACAGAATGTTTTCCACATGGCCCTACGGCTATCTAAAAATTGCCGAGGGCTGCAATAACAGGTGTTCGTACTGTGTAATCCCCCGCTTACGTGGACGTCTGCGCAGCAAAAATTTGGAGCAGATTGTCAATGAAGCCAAGCGGATGTTGGAGGCCGGGATTAGAGAAATTGTCCTGATTGCCCAGGATTGTTCTGCCTATGGTTTAGACACTAGCGGGCGCAGCCAGCTGGTATCGGTTTTGCAAGCTCTGGAAACTTTGCCGGGGGAATTTCGTGTTCGCGTGTTATACTGTTATCCTGATCATATCAATGATGATTTGATAGACTTTCTATCCCAGTCTGAGAAAGTCGTGCGCTATCTTGACATTCCTTTGCAACACAGTCATCCGGAGATTTTGGCCAGCATGGGACGCAGTAACCGCAATACAGATGTTGAACAATTGGTAGGCAAGTTGCGGGAGCGGATTACCGGCATTGCCCTGCGAACAACATTCATCGTTGGTTATCCCGGAGAGACCGAAACGCATTATCAACATCTCTACGATTTTGCAAAACGCATGAAATTTGCGCAATTGGGTGCGTTTGTCTATTCCCGGGAGCGTGGTACCCGGGCAGCGCGTTTGCCAGACCAGGTGCCAAACGAAGAAAAGCAACGCCGCTATAATTTCTTAATGCAGATGCAGCAGCGGTTAGTGCAGGCCAATAATCAGAGTATGGTTGATTCGGTACACAGAGTTTTAATTGACTATGTAGATTCCCGGCGTCAGATTGCCCAGGGACGCGGCTACTGGCAGGCTCCGGAAATTGACAACAATATTGTAATCGAAGCCAGTTCCCTGAAAGCCGGCACTTTCGTCGATGTGCGAGTTAATGGGGTCAATGGCTATAATCTACGAGGGGTGATTGGATGA
- the pgsA gene encoding CDP-diacylglycerol--glycerol-3-phosphate 3-phosphatidyltransferase gives MNNLANKITIFRIFLAPLFMIPILVKVPYGEFIAALVFVIAASTDGLDGYIARKHKMVTNFGKFLDPLADKLLVTSALITLAWMQQIHPLPVFVILSREFAVTGLRVIAASEGHVISASKLGKFKTLTQIIAITALTINAGMDKSLSWLHTALGFLPVLEIAMISLYLAIIMTIVSGVDYFVKNKHVIHLG, from the coding sequence ATGAACAACCTGGCAAACAAAATAACTATTTTTCGTATTTTTTTGGCACCGCTATTTATGATTCCGATTTTGGTGAAGGTGCCTTATGGAGAGTTTATTGCGGCGTTGGTTTTTGTGATTGCTGCCAGCACCGATGGCTTAGACGGCTATATCGCCCGCAAACACAAAATGGTAACGAACTTTGGCAAATTCCTCGATCCGCTGGCTGACAAACTTCTTGTCACATCCGCTTTGATTACCTTGGCTTGGATGCAGCAAATTCATCCCTTGCCGGTCTTTGTTATTCTCAGTCGGGAATTTGCAGTTACCGGGCTGCGTGTTATTGCCGCCTCAGAAGGCCATGTAATCAGTGCCAGCAAATTGGGCAAATTCAAGACCCTGACGCAAATCATCGCCATCACGGCGCTAACAATTAATGCAGGCATGGACAAGTCTTTGTCATGGTTGCACACAGCTTTAGGATTTCTTCCCGTCTTAGAAATTGCCATGATCAGTCTTTACTTGGCAATAATTATGACAATTGTATCGGGAGTCGATTATTTTGTAAAAAATAAGCATGTGATTCACTTGGGGTAG
- a CDS encoding AAA family ATPase: MAVAALTLLAVNGVNIMPWVLLSVVGFIFVKRFDLMDRIQGGVSVTNKPVNTSQPSFDSIGGQNSAKREVIEALELLVASHANKLGVRPLGGILLEGPPGTGKTLMARAAASYTDSVFVSAAGSEFIEMYAGVGAKRVRQLFADARKQAKQQKKQSAVIFIDELDVVGGKRGKVESHLEYDQTLNQLLVELDGIEDNQEIKIFVLGATNRADLLDDALMRPGRFDRIVEIGMPDSAGRLEILKIHAQDKPLAVDVDLQEIAQQTYGFSGAHLANLVNEAAIKAMRKKATEITAADFLESIDKVQLGETKEGLLAADEKKRVAIHETGHALISEWFFPGSVSAVTIVPRAKTLGFIRQKDDKQPTLQTQSWLEKQISVLLAGAVAEEITFGERSTGAANDFQRALSISENMIGCGLSELGVVDVKKLDRSKLQAACTEIIERCTARVRKLLLDNRDQLNIIAADLTERERLTGEEFRTLMRH, from the coding sequence ATGGCTGTAGCAGCGCTGACTTTGCTTGCAGTTAATGGTGTCAACATCATGCCCTGGGTTTTGCTGTCGGTGGTTGGATTTATTTTTGTTAAACGCTTCGACTTAATGGACAGAATTCAGGGCGGGGTCAGTGTGACCAATAAACCGGTTAACACAAGTCAACCCTCTTTCGACAGCATTGGCGGACAAAACTCTGCCAAGCGGGAAGTTATCGAGGCCTTAGAGTTGCTTGTTGCCTCCCATGCCAATAAGCTGGGTGTGCGCCCTTTGGGCGGAATTCTGCTAGAAGGTCCGCCGGGAACGGGCAAAACCTTGATGGCTAGGGCAGCTGCAAGCTACACCGATTCGGTATTTGTTTCAGCTGCCGGCAGTGAATTTATTGAAATGTACGCCGGTGTTGGAGCAAAACGGGTTCGGCAATTGTTTGCCGATGCCCGAAAACAGGCCAAACAGCAAAAAAAGCAATCGGCGGTTATTTTTATTGATGAGCTTGATGTAGTCGGTGGCAAGCGGGGGAAGGTTGAAAGCCATCTGGAATATGATCAGACACTGAACCAATTGCTGGTTGAACTGGATGGGATCGAAGACAATCAGGAGATTAAAATATTTGTGTTGGGTGCTACCAACAGAGCAGATCTCCTGGATGATGCCCTAATGCGTCCCGGTCGCTTTGACCGCATTGTCGAAATCGGCATGCCTGACAGCGCCGGACGCCTGGAGATACTCAAAATTCATGCCCAGGACAAGCCTTTGGCCGTTGATGTTGATCTGCAAGAAATAGCTCAGCAGACCTACGGCTTTTCCGGCGCCCACTTGGCAAATCTGGTCAACGAAGCAGCGATTAAGGCAATGCGCAAAAAAGCCACCGAAATTACCGCGGCAGATTTTCTTGAATCCATTGACAAGGTTCAGCTGGGTGAAACCAAAGAGGGGCTTCTCGCTGCCGATGAAAAGAAACGGGTGGCGATTCATGAAACCGGTCACGCCTTGATTAGTGAATGGTTCTTCCCGGGCTCTGTCTCGGCGGTAACAATTGTTCCACGGGCAAAGACACTGGGGTTTATCCGACAAAAGGATGATAAACAACCGACTCTGCAAACCCAGTCATGGCTGGAAAAACAAATTTCTGTATTGCTTGCCGGCGCCGTTGCCGAAGAAATTACCTTTGGCGAGCGAAGTACTGGCGCAGCCAACGACTTCCAACGTGCCCTATCAATCAGCGAAAACATGATTGGTTGCGGCTTGTCGGAGCTTGGAGTTGTGGACGTAAAAAAACTGGATCGGTCTAAATTGCAGGCGGCCTGCACAGAAATCATCGAAAGGTGTACTGCCAGGGTTCGCAAGCTGCTGTTGGATAACCGTGACCAATTGAATATAATTGCCGCTGACTTAACAGAACGCGAGCGATTAACTGGAGAAGAATTCAGGACTCTGATGCGCCACTGA
- a CDS encoding CinA family protein gives MPLLYGITPQTISKLLPEAEVIVDPAGVRLKLPNDKNQLRSWWRTLYPHWQMGDADNFTLVRYLLKHKLSLATVESCTGGLIASLITDVPGASAIFSAGLCTYSAAAKVEYLRLNPADIPAGAVSQDLTINMAVRVRQRSRTSLGLATTGVLGPQSPAPGLNPGLVYIALSSNEHQVCRRFNFTGNRETIKQLAARAALNFLFTFSVRWTQWQN, from the coding sequence ATGCCCTTGCTCTATGGGATAACACCGCAAACAATTAGCAAGTTGCTACCGGAGGCGGAGGTTATTGTTGATCCTGCGGGTGTCAGGTTAAAATTGCCTAACGATAAAAATCAGCTTCGTTCCTGGTGGCGGACGCTCTATCCCCACTGGCAGATGGGGGACGCGGACAATTTCACGCTTGTCCGCTATCTGCTGAAACATAAACTAAGTCTGGCTACAGTCGAGTCATGCACCGGCGGGCTGATAGCAAGTTTAATTACCGATGTGCCGGGCGCCAGCGCGATTTTTAGTGCCGGGTTATGCACCTACTCCGCCGCGGCCAAGGTGGAATATCTCCGGCTAAACCCTGCGGATATTCCAGCCGGAGCAGTATCACAAGACCTGACTATTAACATGGCGGTCCGAGTCCGTCAGCGGTCGCGGACCAGTTTGGGATTAGCAACAACTGGCGTTCTGGGTCCTCAGAGTCCGGCGCCCGGCTTGAACCCAGGTCTGGTTTATATTGCCCTCAGTAGTAATGAGCATCAAGTCTGCCGCAGGTTTAATTTCACCGGTAACAGGGAAACCATAAAACAACTGGCAGCTCGGGCAGCGTTGAACTTTTTATTTACATTTTCTGTGAGGTGGACTCAATGGCAAAATTGA
- a CDS encoding metallophosphoesterase, whose protein sequence is MAKLTPIIKIALVGILGALLLVSVLSRQDATVYAFDFVLSIQIFDKGYTVVDLPPLGTVRAQTHQLPLMFRLSLSNINMQRLEEMVAGQHPEILFDQVQETLRTQVMQFLLRVLAIAFIGGFGAGYVYSRNLKKSAQAGLIGLLLFTVLIGSALYTYDENAFIAPEFEGVIEAAPWLLGVAEEALAAVEDIDVTMQVITSNLYMLFESLNFLRPLGTIDGDLKILHVSDIHNNLISVALIEQMLVSFDVDLIIDTGDITDYGTPLEAELLRAINNVGIPYVFVPGNHDSPAVISSFGRLENVYVLNEDLLYLEELDLLIAGIADPSAADTAMAVRPHEEYLHAAERLRELVEEAERPPDIIAAHHAWIVNEFTDLPSLLLHGHSHRSDIEVAGETFLIDAGSTGGAGIRGLMTREEMPYSMVLLHMNRYNERWRPVAGDIVRVNNLNAGFTLERHLLRPILPEILQEEQEETPEQPDVELGDEEE, encoded by the coding sequence ATGGCAAAATTGACACCGATTATTAAAATTGCCCTGGTGGGAATTCTCGGTGCCTTACTGCTTGTATCGGTGCTTTCTCGGCAGGATGCAACTGTATATGCTTTTGATTTTGTGCTCAGCATCCAGATTTTCGATAAGGGCTATACTGTTGTCGACTTGCCGCCTTTGGGGACTGTTCGCGCGCAGACGCATCAGCTTCCATTAATGTTCAGATTGAGTTTGAGTAATATTAATATGCAGCGGCTTGAGGAGATGGTGGCCGGTCAACATCCGGAGATTTTGTTTGACCAGGTCCAAGAAACATTGCGCACTCAAGTTATGCAGTTTTTGCTGCGGGTGCTGGCAATCGCTTTTATTGGTGGCTTTGGCGCCGGGTATGTGTATTCTCGCAATCTAAAAAAATCTGCCCAGGCAGGATTAATTGGGCTGCTTTTGTTCACAGTTCTAATTGGCTCGGCCCTGTACACATATGATGAAAATGCCTTCATCGCACCGGAGTTCGAGGGGGTGATTGAGGCCGCTCCCTGGTTGCTGGGTGTTGCAGAAGAAGCGTTGGCAGCGGTGGAAGACATCGATGTTACTATGCAGGTAATCACCTCCAATCTTTACATGCTCTTTGAGTCCTTGAACTTTCTGCGGCCCCTGGGCACTATTGACGGAGACTTAAAAATTCTACATGTCTCAGATATCCATAACAATCTAATCAGTGTTGCCCTGATTGAACAAATGCTGGTTTCGTTTGATGTCGACTTGATTATTGATACCGGCGATATAACCGATTATGGCACTCCGTTGGAAGCAGAATTGTTAAGGGCGATTAACAATGTAGGGATTCCCTATGTATTTGTGCCCGGCAACCACGATTCCCCGGCGGTGATATCCAGCTTTGGGCGTCTGGAAAATGTATATGTCCTCAATGAAGACTTGCTGTATCTAGAGGAGCTTGATTTGTTGATTGCTGGGATTGCCGATCCGTCAGCAGCTGACACGGCAATGGCGGTGCGTCCTCATGAGGAGTACTTGCATGCGGCAGAACGGTTGCGGGAATTAGTTGAAGAGGCGGAGCGGCCGCCGGATATTATTGCCGCTCATCATGCTTGGATAGTAAATGAGTTTACCGACTTGCCCTCACTGCTGCTCCATGGTCACAGCCATCGCTCAGATATCGAGGTTGCGGGAGAGACATTCCTTATCGATGCTGGTTCCACAGGTGGTGCCGGAATCCGTGGTTTGATGACCCGGGAGGAAATGCCATACAGCATGGTCCTGCTTCACATGAACAGGTATAATGAACGTTGGCGTCCGGTTGCTGGCGATATCGTCCGGGTTAACAACCTAAATGCCGGCTTCACCCTTGAACGCCACCTGCTGCGGCCCATACTTCCGGAAATCCTTCAGGAAGAACAAGAGGAGACGCCGGAACAACCGGATGTAGAACTAGGCGATGAGGAGGAGTGA
- the thpR gene encoding RNA 2',3'-cyclic phosphodiesterase has protein sequence MRRSEMRIFFAISIPETCQRRIAAARKDIKLNAMPRWVPAENYHLTLHFIDDTTPAEAEKLKAHATAVATKVPAFTCVVGGWGCFPNSRRPRVLYADIHKGREEIITLSRLLQVGGGKQQEQLTPHLTVARSGESATVELSRQATLLAEFTVDRFVLYASELTPTGARYTVLEDYALAGIAKSE, from the coding sequence ATGAGGAGGAGTGAGATGCGCATATTTTTTGCGATTTCCATTCCTGAGACCTGCCAGCGGAGGATAGCTGCCGCCAGGAAAGATATCAAACTAAATGCCATGCCCCGCTGGGTGCCAGCGGAAAATTATCATCTGACCTTGCATTTTATTGACGATACGACCCCGGCAGAAGCAGAGAAACTGAAAGCCCATGCGACAGCAGTGGCAACCAAAGTGCCCGCCTTTACCTGTGTTGTAGGGGGATGGGGTTGTTTCCCAAATTCAAGGCGGCCAAGAGTGCTATATGCGGATATTCACAAGGGTCGTGAGGAAATTATCACCTTATCACGACTGCTTCAGGTAGGCGGTGGTAAGCAACAAGAACAGCTCACTCCCCACCTGACTGTTGCCAGGTCCGGGGAATCCGCCACCGTTGAACTGTCCCGGCAAGCGACGCTGCTAGCGGAATTTACTGTTGACCGGTTCGTCCTTTATGCCAGTGAACTGACCCCGACGGGAGCACGATACACTGTTCTGGAAGATTATGCGCTTGCAGGTATTGCCAAAAGCGAATAG
- the recA gene encoding recombinase RecA, translating to MMDKQKALDMAVQQIERQFGKGSIMKLGENAALNVSVISSGCLALDIALGTGGFPRGRVVEIFGPESSGKTTVALHVVAEAQRMGGTAAFVDAEHALDPAYARKLGVNLDDLYVSQPDTGEQALEIAEALVRSGAVDVVVVDSVAALVPKAEIEGEMGDSHVGLQARLMSQALRKLSGAISKSKTTAIFINQIREKVGVMFGNPEVTPGGRALKFYASVRLDVRRIESLKRGNDVVGNRTRVKVVKNKVAPPFRLAEFDIMYGEGISREGSILDLAADLDIVSKSGAWYSLDAERLGQGRENAKQFLVENPEITQQIEERVRSHYGLVSEPAPDTGE from the coding sequence ATTATGGACAAGCAAAAGGCGTTGGATATGGCCGTTCAACAAATAGAGCGACAGTTTGGCAAAGGGTCAATTATGAAATTGGGCGAAAATGCCGCCCTCAATGTTTCTGTGATTTCCAGTGGTTGTCTAGCTCTGGATATTGCCCTGGGAACAGGCGGTTTTCCCCGAGGCAGGGTAGTGGAAATTTTCGGACCCGAGTCATCGGGCAAAACAACAGTTGCGCTGCATGTGGTTGCAGAAGCACAACGCATGGGGGGCACCGCGGCATTTGTCGATGCTGAACATGCATTAGATCCCGCCTATGCCCGTAAGCTGGGAGTTAATTTGGACGACCTCTATGTTTCACAACCAGATACCGGCGAACAGGCTCTGGAAATAGCAGAAGCCCTGGTGCGCAGCGGCGCTGTGGACGTGGTGGTGGTGGACTCGGTTGCAGCACTTGTTCCCAAAGCGGAAATTGAAGGAGAAATGGGCGATTCCCACGTGGGACTGCAGGCACGTCTAATGTCTCAGGCACTGCGAAAACTGTCTGGCGCCATCAGCAAATCAAAAACCACGGCTATCTTTATCAACCAAATTCGGGAGAAAGTTGGCGTAATGTTTGGTAATCCGGAAGTGACCCCTGGGGGACGGGCCTTAAAGTTTTATGCTTCCGTGCGCCTGGATGTGCGACGTATCGAATCATTGAAGCGCGGTAATGATGTTGTCGGCAACAGAACTCGAGTAAAGGTTGTCAAGAATAAAGTGGCGCCACCGTTTCGTTTGGCTGAGTTTGACATTATGTACGGCGAGGGCATTTCCCGTGAAGGTTCAATTTTAGATTTAGCGGCTGATTTGGACATTGTCAGCAAGAGCGGCGCTTGGTATTCGCTGGATGCAGAGAGACTGGGGCAGGGAAGGGAAAACGCCAAACAGTTTTTGGTGGAAAATCCGGAAATTACCCAGCAAATCGAAGAACGGGTCCGCAGTCATTACGGCCTTGTCAGTGAGCCGGCGCCAGATACCGGAGAATAA
- a CDS encoding regulatory protein RecX, which produces MIVNAVSRALNYLARRSRTEQEIRTYLKDKGHHEAEINQCIEKLKHYQYLDDHRTAREFVAYRERSKPMGRFRLKRELQSRGVTQAIIEEVLAEFDGEKELALARQAIANKNFTSQQKLTRYLLYRGFSYEQAAKIWRDEFARND; this is translated from the coding sequence ATAATTGTGAATGCTGTTTCCAGGGCATTAAATTATCTTGCCCGCCGTTCCCGAACTGAGCAAGAAATAAGAACCTACCTTAAGGATAAAGGCCATCATGAGGCTGAAATCAATCAATGTATCGAAAAGCTAAAGCACTATCAGTATCTTGATGATCACCGAACTGCCCGGGAGTTTGTCGCATACCGCGAGCGTTCCAAACCAATGGGGCGGTTCCGGCTTAAGCGGGAATTGCAGAGTCGGGGAGTGACTCAAGCAATCATTGAAGAAGTGTTGGCGGAGTTTGACGGTGAAAAAGAGCTTGCACTGGCCCGCCAAGCGATTGCAAACAAGAATTTCACTTCCCAGCAAAAATTAACCAGGTACTTGCTCTATCGGGGTTTTTCTTATGAACAAGCTGCCAAAATCTGGCGGGACGAATTTGCTAGAAATGATTAA
- the rny gene encoding ribonuclease Y: MDLDTPTWIMLVLASSALAIFIGYFIRKYIAEAKIASAEEAAKNIINDSIKEADAKKREVILEAKEEVHKLRTEFDNEIKERRQEQQRIDKRLTQKEESLDRKIENIERKEEFIQKKENEIKSLEQKVQNLHQQQVQELERLSGLSSGEARELLLQNVEKEIRHETAQLIKDIETQAKTESEKRAREIVSQAVQRCAADHVAETTVSVVNLPNDEMKGRIIGREGRNIRALETLTGIDLIIDDTPEAVIVSGFDPVRREVARIALEKLISDGRIHPGRIEEMVNRAQKEVENQIREEGEQATFDSGVHGLHPELVKLLGRLKFRTSYGQNVLKHSLEVCHLAGIMAAELGADIKLAKRAGLLHDIGKAVDHEMEGPHVAIGAELARKYRETPEVIHGIAAHHGDEEAQTIEAVLVQAADAISAARPGARRETLESYIKRLEKLETIAESFDGVDKSYAIQAGREIRILVKPDRIDDVLATQMARDIVKRIEGELDYPGQIKVTVIRETRAVEYAR; this comes from the coding sequence ATGGATTTGGATACACCAACATGGATTATGTTGGTTTTGGCAAGTTCGGCCCTGGCGATTTTCATTGGGTATTTTATACGCAAATATATTGCAGAAGCGAAAATTGCCTCTGCGGAAGAAGCGGCAAAAAATATCATCAATGATTCAATCAAGGAAGCCGATGCCAAAAAACGCGAAGTAATACTCGAAGCGAAAGAGGAAGTTCATAAGTTACGGACAGAATTTGACAATGAAATCAAAGAACGGCGTCAGGAACAGCAGAGAATTGACAAGCGCCTGACCCAAAAAGAAGAATCACTGGATCGTAAGATTGAGAACATCGAGCGCAAAGAAGAGTTTATTCAGAAAAAAGAGAACGAGATCAAGAGTCTAGAGCAAAAGGTACAGAATCTCCATCAGCAGCAAGTGCAGGAATTAGAACGTCTCTCCGGGTTGTCATCGGGAGAAGCTCGGGAACTGTTGCTGCAGAACGTCGAAAAAGAAATTCGGCATGAAACTGCCCAATTGATTAAAGACATTGAGACTCAAGCCAAGACCGAGTCGGAAAAACGTGCCCGAGAAATTGTGTCCCAGGCTGTTCAGCGTTGCGCTGCTGACCACGTGGCAGAGACCACTGTGTCGGTGGTTAATCTCCCCAACGACGAAATGAAGGGCAGGATTATCGGTCGCGAGGGTCGGAATATCCGTGCACTTGAAACCCTGACCGGGATTGACCTGATCATCGATGACACACCCGAGGCGGTTATTGTATCTGGATTTGATCCTGTCCGGAGGGAAGTTGCGCGGATTGCCCTGGAAAAACTGATTTCCGATGGCAGGATTCATCCTGGTAGGATTGAAGAGATGGTCAACCGCGCACAGAAAGAAGTGGAAAATCAAATTCGTGAAGAAGGGGAACAGGCCACCTTCGACAGTGGTGTTCACGGCCTTCATCCCGAACTGGTTAAGTTGCTGGGACGGCTTAAGTTCCGTACAAGTTATGGACAAAATGTGCTCAAACATTCCTTGGAAGTTTGTCATTTAGCCGGTATCATGGCAGCAGAACTTGGTGCGGACATAAAGCTGGCTAAACGTGCCGGATTGCTTCACGACATTGGTAAAGCAGTAGACCATGAAATGGAAGGCCCCCATGTTGCGATTGGCGCAGAACTGGCCCGCAAATACAGGGAAACCCCGGAAGTTATTCATGGAATCGCTGCCCACCATGGCGATGAAGAAGCCCAAACTATTGAGGCAGTGCTAGTGCAAGCTGCCGACGCCATCTCCGCTGCCCGGCCTGGCGCCCGTAGAGAAACGCTTGAATCTTATATTAAGCGTCTTGAAAAGCTGGAAACTATTGCCGAGTCTTTCGATGGTGTCGATAAGTCTTACGCAATTCAGGCAGGACGTGAAATCCGAATACTCGTCAAGCCCGATCGAATTGATGATGTGCTCGCCACCCAAATGGCCAGAGACATTGTCAAGCGCATAGAAGGCGAGTTAGACTATCCTGGTCAGATAAAAGTTACAGTAATTCGCGAGACAAGAGCAGTGGAATACGCCAGGTAA